In Onychostoma macrolepis isolate SWU-2019 chromosome 17, ASM1243209v1, whole genome shotgun sequence, the DNA window TGTGCCGCTTCATGAGCAAAACAGTAAGTTGCTACTTCACATGTGCAATAAACTGCGTTTGAAACGCCAATAAAGTCGATTTGGCGGCGGATTTCAGAAACCAGAAAGCCTTTTATTATCGTCCACCCACCGGTACGTCATACAGTGTGCATCTCATAGAAAACCTGGACATATCACACCGTTTCCAGTGAGATTCAGTGCATTTCCATGGAAATTAAGTCTTAAAAAGTAACGTAAAATGCTGCTGTGAATAAAAATGGTTGTAGTTTCGCAAAGCGCTGGAAAAGTTGTGAATTTGATCGGTCATTTGCTGATGGTCTGTTGTAATGAGTGATCTGTGTTGCAGGTGATCATGTCCTCTGAAGAGCTGCTGTCGGTAGATTATGAGGTGTTTGGGAGGGTGCAGGGTGTGTTCTTTCGGAAGTACACCCAGGTAATCAACTCAGATCGTGTGtaggggctagttgtcacatgaTTTCTACACTAGAGGCGTTTCTGTCTCTTAAacatcacacagctgtcagcAGAGTGCATCAATAGATACAAATGTGCATCTTAAACGCTGTGGAtgaaagtgtctgccaaatgcagaAATGCAAAACAATGCTTCAGGATGggtttatttctgtgaaaacaTTCCTCTATTCCTCAATAGTTTCCACTATTATTGCCCATGAAATATGTGACAACGTGGCGTTGTACACACATTAAGAGCTTGCTGTATATTGACATGAATAGATagtaaatcatattttaaaccAAAGTTACCTGTCTGTCCACGTTTatgagataaaataaataaggtataaattataaGGTAAAAATAATCTTGTCCTGTGAACACAGAACACAACATTTGGCTAAAATCTACCTTCACAACATAAATCACATTAtaaatcaacatgaaatcatACACTTTCCAAGTATTTATTTTCCAGTGTTACTTTAGTATTATTGAGATAATATCATagttttcattgtaattttagttagcattttaataattttgatgtttttgtcaataattttgatatttttatttcagttgtagttattcaagtttttacattttatttcacttttaacatttatttatgttaaattaaatgtgtttttaatggtGCTAGTTTTAATGAAGTCCCATTTTTCCTGTTTTCCTCATTGGATGTGCTGTTACACTCAGAAAAGTTCATATTACAGACATAAATGGGTAGCTAAagatgtttcatgttgactttaacctATGGTTTAATATTGATCGTGTTTGTcagaaattgttatttttagttaggattgaaatattatattttgattttgttcttttattcatactatttttttcctttttatttgttttaatcagTGTTTATATTaagatctttattttttttctttttctttttacatgaTGTAAATCAGTGCATTCTAGTGTATGAAGTGCTGTGTTGATGAGTggtgctggtgtgtgtgtgtgttgtgtttcagTCAGAAGGAAAGAGGCTGGGTCTGGTGGGCTGGGTGCAGAACACTGATGCGGGGACGGTTCAAGGGCAGCTGCAGGGTCCCGCCTCCAAAGTCCAGCAAATGCAGCAGTGGCTGCAAACCACGGGCAGCCCTCAGTCACGAATTGCCAAAGCAGAGTTCAAGAACGAGCGGGCCATCGACAAACTGGACTTTAAGGATTTCAAAGTTGCTCGTTAATGACAGAACAACTCaattagtatttattaacatatactacttatttattttctttttgaccTATGGTCTGTTACTGATAAATATGAGGAAAAACCATGCACCGCAGTgcatctctttttttatttccaaaatGCCTCCTTATTGACATTATATAACATCTGTTGTATAATTTGAGTTCTGTACATGAAAATACCTTCCTGATGTAacaaataatatacaatatagaCTCAATGTCCATGTTCACTCCTGTTtctttaatgtatttctgttttatggCTTAGCTTTCATTCACACATTATTGTTTCTTTATTTCAGAATGCAATAATGGttgtttttactatatatatattagtattttaatttcaacTAAACATAAATGAATTAGTAGAGGAGGGTTTAAGTGTGTGTCTttcaaaaactatatatatatatatatatatacagtgggtacggaaagtattcagacccccttaaatgtttcgctctttgttatattgcagccatttgctaaaatcatttaagttcattttttcctcattaatgtacacacagcaccccatattgacagaaaaacacagaattgttgacatttttgcagatttattaaaaagaaaaactgaaatatcacatggtcctaagtattcagaccctttgctcagtatttagtagaagcacccttttgatctaatacagccatgagtctttttgggaaagatgcaacaagtttttcacacctggatttggggatcctctgccattcctccttgcagatcctctccagttctgtcaggttggatggtaaagcgttggtggacagccattttaggtctctccagagatgctcaattgggtttaagtcagggctctggctgggccattcaagaacagtcacggagttgttgtgaagccactccttcgttattttagctgtgtgcttagggtcattgtcttgttggaaggtaaacttTCGGccctgaggtcctgagcactctggagaaggttttcgtccaggatatccctgtacttggccgcattcatctttccctcgattgcaaccagtcgtcctgtccctgcagctgaaaaacacccccacagcatgatgctgccaccaccatgcttcactgttgggactgtattggacaggtgatgagcagtgcctggttttctccacacataccgcttagaattaaggccaaaagttctatcttggtctcatcagaccagagaatcttatttctcaccatcttgagtcctccatgcgggctttcatgtgtcttgcactgaggagaggcttccgtcgggccactctgccataaagccccgactggtggagggctgcagtgatggttgactttctacaactttctcccatctcccgactgcatctctggagctcagccacagtgatctttgggttcttctttacctctcaccaaggctcttctccccgatagctcagtttggccggacggccagctctaggaagggttctggtcgtcccaaacgccttccatttaaggattatggaggccactgtgctcttaggaaccttaagtgcagcagaaatttttgtaaccttggccagatctgtgccttgccacaattctgtctctgagctcttcaggcagttcctttgacctcatgattctcatttgctctgacatgcactgtgagctgtaaggtcttatatagacaggtgtgtggctttcctaatcaagtccaatcagtataatcaaacacagctggactcaaatgaaggtgtagaaccatctcaaggatgatcagaagaaatggacagcacctgagttaaatatatgagtgtcacagcaaagggtctgaatatttaggatcatgtgatatttccgtttttcttttttaataaatctgcaaaaatgtgaacaattctgtgtttttctgtcaatatggggtgctgtgtgtacattaatgaggaaaaaaaatgaacttaaatgattttagtaaatggctgcaatataacaaagagtgaaaaatttaagggggtctgaatactttccgtacccactgtgtatTATTTTCAGGTGTTGTCTGCACAGTAATAATGgtaattttgctttgtttctatTAAAGTTCTATAATATTTGAGGGATGTGGTCAGGAAAGCTTAATCCATTTCagtatcaaaaatattttaatgagcAGTTAGACAAAAGTCAtgctaaaatttatatattgatGAGATGACCTACAGTAAaagccaaaacaaacaaacaaacattgggGCTCAACAGTAAGTATTGTTTCTGCCGGCCCTTGACTGGATTTTTACTTAGCCTACCAATATTTCACTTGCCCAGCaccacaaaaaatgtaaaaaaaaaaaaaatgcttattaatagtagtaATTATAtatgtcagaaaaaaatatgtttttataaaatattaaatagaaaataataacaaaaggcCTACTGTAATAGCTGGAAAGTACAGggataaaaattaatttttattttggaaaatgaTGGCATACAGTGATTTGTTTCTAACTATAAACTGTCTTTCACACTCATCAGTTGTCATGGTCAGTCAGAACAAACTCAGGTGCTTTTCACTCTGACAGTGATGTATCACTAGAGGTCGCTGGATTTCTCATTGCTGCATCACATCACGGAGGAGATACAccagcaccatttacaagccaaaacagctctaaacaaatatgtgaccctggagcacaaaaccagtcataagggttaaATAataagttgaataaataagctctccattgatgtatggtttgttaggatatgacaatatttggccgagatacaactatctgagggtgcaaaaaaatctaaatagtgagaaaattgcctttaaagttgtccaaatgaaatgcttagaaatgcatattactgatcaaaaattgtgttttgatatatttacagtaggaaatatacaaaatatcttcatgaaacataCTTAAACTTAACTTTatttcctaatgatttttggcataaaagaaaaaccgataattttgacccatacaatgtattttttgctattgctacaaatatacctgtgctacttatgactgcttttgtgctccagggttaCATTTTGATGAAGAGACAACGGGATGGACTTggtatggattatggactcgtattttgaCCAGAAACAACAGTTTTCAGTTAAAACGTCTGATGGATTTGATTTCTtacaaacattaattaaatgttaactgtggactggagtggtgtggattactatGGATTATAGACTTGTATTTGAGTTAtaaacatcttaatgctggatttgtttcagcttttgtcttctccagatgttaactgatggactggagtggtgtggattattgtgatgtttttatcagctgtttggactctcattctgacggcacccattcactgcagagcatccattgctgagacactgatggcAGCGACACaattctacaaacctgatgaagaaacaaacttgtcattttcagccaattttcatgtttgggtaAACCATTCCTTTAAAAGCATTGGAAGTTAGCATTGGATTGTGGTTGCATGTTGGCAGCTACAATACAACCACGTGTTTATGTAAAAGTTGTGTACATATTTCAGCAGTATAGTATTGTTTAGAAATAAACAGACCAAATTCTTCCACTGCATCAACAAATCTAAGCTCGTCATTTGAGGACTGGATCTTTGCAGGCCTATTTCCCCTCTTGaggaaattaaatttagattctGGCTGAAGGTACATCATGATGTGGCACTGTCCATAAAACATACTTCTCCATAATTCTTTGCTCTTATGCCATGTTTCATGTGTACATCGAGCAGCGTGTCTGGTATTCTCCCAGAACCAAGACTCCAGAATGAATGGATGTATTGTGAAAGAGCCAAACATTCCAGGAAATGAGTGTTCCCCACCCCCTAGTCTCCTTCCAAAGCCTAGACGGGACGCTTATTTTCTACAGGAGCTTTTTTAAGGCCCAACCACCCATATGGAAGCCTGCCCCAACTATGAGACCGAATCCATTTGATGATGCAGTACTATAACAAATGGCTAAAGCTTGTGCTCTGTAAGGGCTTAATTCATCACTTGTCATTATTAGTGAGTTCAGCCATCTGTAAGAGGAGCAGTCCCACgttcatacactgtaaaaagtaataagttgacttaacttaaaaaaattgaggaaacctgttgccttaaagttaagtaaataataattaaaaaaaatttttttaaaaagtgaattgtcaagttcacttaactttttttttattattattatttacttaactttaaggcaacaggtttcctcaatgtttttaagttaagtcaactacAGTGTAAAAGACATGATGACAATATGTATTATTGGTAGGTGGAGGTATAAACTCGTGGTTCCTGACCTGCCATTGATACAAAGAAGAAGACTTTTATAAaccatttttataaacatgttttataaGCCATTTATACTActcagtatttattttagttgataAAATACCCATACAGTGGGTAAAATAAGTactattgaacacgtcaccatttttctcagtaaatatatttctaaaggtgctgttgacattaAATTATTACCAGGTGTCAGTAACAACCCAAgcaatccatacatacaaagaaaacaaaacaaataaaattaagttatgtgtaatGAAATGGAATGACACGGGAAAAAGTATTGACCTactgaaatttatttaatactttgtacaaaagcctttgttggtaatgagAGCTTCAAGACGCTCCTGCCAGAGAAACTAGTCACATGTgttgctcaggtgtgattttgtcttcaaatcttgaaggttctgtggtctcttctatgaactctgacctttagttcttattttctattgggttgaagtcaggtgattggctggccgttctagcagctttattttatttctctgaAACCAATCGAGAGTTTgcttggctgtgtttgggatcatcgTCTTGccttgtttcatcttcatcatcctggtactGCAGGTGTTGGGACTGAAGCagataatattaatttccactaacgaggggcaggattgctttctaattactgagAGATTTCAGCTGGagtcttggctttccatgcaTTTTTGCACTTCCCTTTCTTCAtatgttcaatactttttccctgtgtcattacattttattatgcataacttaatttctgaacttatttgttttgttttctttgtatgtatggattgcttgggttgttaccgacatctggtgaaaatttcaagtcaacagcacctttagaaatatatttagggtagagtgggggaaaacaCCCTCCTTAAGGATTGTGCAAGTTTTCTTATGTGTTCAGAAATCTTATCATTGTTTTAGTGACAATGACAGAAATTATAaaccaagtatgaaaaatgtccagagttttcatgttattagattttgaacaaaaaaattaatttgtgccAAGGGGGCGTTTTACCCCACCTATGAGGCAAAATGCCCACATGGGTGGGGTCAAATGCcccccacactgtaaaaagtgataagttgactcaacttatcactttttacagtgcagtctGACTGTCACGGTTCAGGGTGCCCTCTCGGCTCCTCTTGTTGTCTGTGTTGTCCTGTCAGGTTCGGCAGCTCGTGGTCTGGGCAATCAGTGCTGATCGTGCTGCGGGAGTGCGCGGATCACGAGCTGACTCTCCCCCACCTGTCGCTCATTTCCCCACTCCCTTATATGTCCCTGTTTTCTGTTCCTCGTTGTGAGTAGATTGTTTTGTCCTTGTTCGTGTGCTGTATGAGATTCACGTTCTTTATTCTGACTCTCTGTTCCCTTGTGCTGCAGGACTCGTAGCGCGGAGATCCAGCAGCTTGTGTGGTCCGCAGACTCTGCCGGCCAGCTCTGGATTCTCCGCTTCCCTAAGCGGCTGTTAAATattgtttatgttattttgtgttttgtggtgAGAATAAAGGTTTCTCCCTTCTCTTACTCTGCATCTGAGTCCTCTATCACCCGCACCCTGACActgacaaagcaatttgctttaaacattcCAACAGCAAAATCAGAGTAGGCCTACAGGCAGCTttagcttaaaattaaaaaagaatataatcaataaatataaattacaaaattataatagcctatttgaaaaaaaaaaaaaaaagttaactgaTGCTAACTGGCTAGCTAGTTAGCTACCTGATACTAACTTGAGgtaattgtttaaatataaagtccaaatatttttttgtttttaaaaattttttattttttatgttttaccccactctaccctactgagaaaaatggtgacgttcaatatttattttacccgctgtatgtTATTAATGAgagagtgcaaaaaaatatCATTCTTTCAAAACAGGTCTTTACTCAAATTACACTTTGATAAACctataatagtttttatttcacaGCTGTCGGGATGGTTTTTGCGGGAAATTGCACACGTCATTCACCTGTGCATAATGTCACGGAAAAAAGACACTCCGGCCAGCAGTGAGTAATTAGAGATAAACTGGCCATGGATCATTTAAAACGGCAAACCAGttgtaaaaacaaagaaatgttatttttcgTCTATCTGCTCTGATAAGATGTCCTGTATCCTGAACCACATCACCAGCGCTGGGAAGAGCCGAAGCACAACCAACGCAATGTTCCTCCGCAAGAACCATGCAGTTTAGTTTTTAACCGCTAGATGGCCAGAAGACTGgtatatgaaataatagtccgaaaaaaaatatttatttattatttatttatgtgtgtttgattgttggtttgtttttaaatggaaCAGTTAATTAAAACGTCAGACAAAGtctaaaattttttttacatttttaaaaaaaaaaatagaagaatATGGAGCTCATTCTCGAGGAGGAAAAAAACCCTCCtttttattcagaggcccaaactgagcataaatatataatgatatttatatggccaaaaagtGAGATTaaattctgatagcttgtaatgtaaatcaatgagaacTTTATAACAGTACAGCAGATAAGCCTACTTACATGATATATCAGTCAtcgctctatatctccaataatatgtcttaatAAGATGAGAtgtaaatgatccaaacatataatgcagtgctgattgagagatgaagaaataaacgctcctcagaagatgtgagatgaagatcattcctccgctgaggaacagtgaaagtaaagcttctggaaagatcctgatgatcagatttgagacgcactgatttttctagaaaatgattgatggagaatcaagtaaagctgagctgcttcagtccagtaagtgttcatctggaaatattACTTGTAATATCTAGCAAGATGTgacatattatttattataaacctCACCTTATGCATTTGGAAGCATAGTTTTGCTATTTTGATAGTTTTAAGTttgatattcatttttaaactgAAAAGAATAACTGAAATAGGTTGTAGTAATGAGATTCCTGACTACAGTTGAGATTTGGCCTATAATACAGAATTCAATTAAGAATGCCTTTAAAATTCCAATGCAGTTGATCAATACTGATTGCATTTGAATTGAGGTAGTAAACAGCGTGCACAACTGCAATTCACATTTGAATGTTGGgagaattaaaatgaactgaaagtCAATGATCAAGTTTTAACTAAAAAAAGCTACATTTGTCAAGACAAACTGTGAATGCTGACTTGACAAAGCCTTTTTgattgtttaaaagtttaaaaacctTGTGCACTGAAGGTAAATCCTTATGGACACGTTTTCTTTACACTGACATTCAGTAGGCCTGCATTCAGTACATTCATTTCTTGCTTCTTGTGTGTGTGGCCAATTCTATTCAGATTCGCACTCATGAATACAGGAGTCATTTccgaaaaaaaatcaataaattcgaAATTAATtctataatttacatttaggcTATATCTGCAGGTGTCACTTGTCCAACAGTTCATATCAGCGCATGCTCGCGATCGGCAGAGCCAAGGCACTTTCACACGACTGACATTTAAATGTCTGACTACATAATTCTCATGCATAGAATTCTTCAGTGGTCTTGTGTTGACGAATTGTCGCCGACAAAACTCCTCAGTTCTGCACGAAtcatgaaaattatatttagaCTGAAAGCTGCATTGATAATATTTAACCTAGAATAATGATGGAATTTTATCATCATAATAGTAGGCTAATTAAAAATTACCTTGCAATATAGCCGTTATGAATAATAGGCTGCCGAATAGCGTAGTTGTTTCACCTTTAGATTTTTACATCATAGGCTACGCATTCACTCATCATCGTGGGCTGCTAAACAAAGAGAATAATCAGCTTTTTTCATTAATGCCACGATAGTCTACCTACCTTATGTGGAATTTTCAAGGCTACTTCAATAATAGGTCTTTGAATAGCATCAACTAACACATCAGCTTTTgggaaacaaagaaaaacatgctGTAAACTCACATTCTTTCTACCTGAGCCTTACCATACCATTATACACACACTTGGGGTTCACTGGAGAAAATGCCATAATCTGACATAACGTGGATATATAGACTATGGAACCTTTCCAGCTTGTGTTTTGCTATCTGCGCATTTGTGTCGCTGACAGGCGTTCCAGAGGAAAACGCAAATGCACTGCACAAAGCACGAAGCCGCAGCAGCTTCGGTCCAGACGCACGCTCAGCACTGGAATCCCAACACGTAGTTATCCTTATATGGTCATTTTCCTGTTTGACAGTGTTGCGTCACGGCGTGACGCGTGAGCAGGTGCAGATGCTGAGACTGGAGGGGTCAGGAGATAGAGTCGGCACTTTAAACATCCATTTAATTATTTGCAACTGCAACGCGGACTAACACAATATATAATCACTGATAAAatcatttatattgaaaagCAGTATAGAGTTGATCCAATAtcatttttgtctttctttcacTGCTTTGCAGTTTATACAGCATGGCAACAGACATTATCAGAATATCAAAGTATAGTGTGGAATATTTAGGTGAGCATCAGTTTGCATGAAATGATCACCGTCATATGCATAAATCATGCATTATTCATAAGGAGGTTATGCATGTCTTCATGCATATCAGGGTACATCAgaattttatgaatgaatatgtGGCACGGGCCACATTTCGTCCTCACAGGGGTTATCGATTCAGCGCGCGCAGCTTTGCCACAGTGACTTCTGTTTCAGTCGACATTTCAGCTGTATGCGGATTAAGCAATAACATGCGCGAATGTGCTCAGAAAGCTCAGTTTTATATGCGTGTTCTGTAGAGGCGCTCCCCGCGTGCGGAATGGTACGGTCCGTttcattcataaaattcagGCGGACTATAAATAGCCGCTCGCGGAGCTGAGTGTCACTGACCAGGTTTATAAACCTGGAGAGAGCGACTCCAACATCACGAAGCGAGGCATCTGGATCATAAGAGCTGGAATCTAGTCAACAGTTTGTCCGTGCGCGCTGGAGAAATGTTTCTGAGCAAAGCGAAGAAGGCTGATCCTGACTCCTCATGCTCTTTGCCTGGGGACACCGGCTCCAGCAAACCCACCGATGCCCCGATGGACAGCAGCGCACAGGTAGAGAAGACTTAGACATGCTTCCACTTTCATGCGTTAGGCTACATCAAAACCTAATGCATTCGGTGCATGCGGATTAACTGCTAATACATAACGcaaatgtatatgtttttgaaGCCCATGTTTTTATTCGAATATGTATTATTCTGAAAAATACAATAGATAGCCTATTAGGCTATTATTCTTAAATAGCCGTAGATTTTGAATAGCACGCTATTGCAGCGCGTGTGCGCCTCATCTGTTGATCTGTTGTTGAATGTGATGTTTTTGTCGCGCATCCTTTGCAATGCAGCGAAACATGGTGTAAATGCAGCTGTTCATTGAGAAAAATAAATCCATTGAGGAGAGCCCACAGCAGCCCTGCGTAAGCATTGACGTCAGAGACAATGCAAAAGTTAAATATTGATCAGGAGACTATTTTTAGACGCTCGAGCGTATTTAAAGAAAGCGTCTCAAGTGTAAACTCGAACGATATTAAAAAGTGACGTTACGCAGATGCACATAAATCAGTGTTGTGTTTATGTCGCTAGAATGACCCATTTCCATCGCATTTGCAGGGCTCGTTCGTCCCGACGGTCACCGCGATCTCCAGCACGCCAGACCTGCAGTGGATGGTCCAGCCGACCATCATCACGTCTGTGTCTCCGTCTCTGGGTAGAGCTGAAAGCAGTGAACCGGCAAAGAGCAAAGCAGCTGGGAACAAGGGGAAATGCGCTGGCAGAAAGAGCAAGAGCGAGCAGGTACGGTTCTGCATTTGCTGCGTGTTTGGCGCGCGTGATAATCTGTGAAGCGTGTGCCTGGGATTGATGGGGATGCAGCTCTTGCTTTGGCATGCTGCCTAGACCAGCAGCATCCACTTTATATTCAGGTCACAGCAAGTCTGCAACAATAGACTATTTTTAGACGCATTGCAGAGAAAGACGCGTTTGGGGTGAATTGGCGATTGGTTTTTGCAAGGGATGCATGGATTCTTCGAGATGGTAATAAGTGCAATTCGTCTTGGCTTTGACTAGC includes these proteins:
- the acyp1 gene encoding acylphosphatase-1 isoform X1, encoding MQTDESPQVNSLIYVSSSGEELCLHSLLRNKTTQTSFSLTIGQLRLTSCRNPDDRRAVMLLLLRMCRFMSKTVIMSSEELLSVDYEVFGRVQGVFFRKYTQSEGKRLGLVGWVQNTDAGTVQGQLQGPASKVQQMQQWLQTTGSPQSRIAKAEFKNERAIDKLDFKDFKVAR
- the acyp1 gene encoding acylphosphatase-1 isoform X2, which translates into the protein MSSEELLSVDYEVFGRVQGVFFRKYTQSEGKRLGLVGWVQNTDAGTVQGQLQGPASKVQQMQQWLQTTGSPQSRIAKAEFKNERAIDKLDFKDFKVAR